One genomic region from Alosa alosa isolate M-15738 ecotype Scorff River chromosome 12, AALO_Geno_1.1, whole genome shotgun sequence encodes:
- the smad2 gene encoding LOW QUALITY PROTEIN: mothers against decapentaplegic homolog 2 (The sequence of the model RefSeq protein was modified relative to this genomic sequence to represent the inferred CDS: inserted 1 base in 1 codon; deleted 1 base in 1 codon) translates to MSSILPFTPPVVKRLLGWKKSASGSGGAGSGGGGEQNGQEEKWCEKAVKSLVKKLKKTGQLDELEKAITTQNCNTKCVTIPSNCSEMWGLSSPNTIEQWETSGLYSCPDTTRSLDGRLQVSHRKGLPHVIYCRLWRWPDLHSHHELRAIDTCEYAFNLKKDEVCVNPYHYQRVETPVLPPVLVPRHTEILTELPPLDDYTHSIPENTNFPAGIDPPNNYIPETPPPGYISEDGETSDQQLNQSMDTGSPAELSPSTLSPVNHGMDLQPVTYSEPAFWCSIAYYELNQRVGETFHASQPSLTXDGFTDPSNSERFCLGLLSNVNRNATVEMTRRHIGRGVRLYYIGGEVFAECLSDSAIFVQSPNCNQRYGWHPATVCKIPPGCNLKIFNNQEFAALLAQSVNQGFEAVYQLTRMCTIRMSFVKGWGAEYRRQTVTSTPCWIELHLNGPLQWLDKVLTQMGSPSVRCSSMS, encoded by the exons ATGTCCTCCATCTTGCCCTTCACCCCGCCGGTGGTGAAGCGTCTCCTCGGCTGGAAGAAGTCGGCGAGCGGCTCGGGAGGTGCCGGCAGTGGCGGCGGCGGCGAGCAGAATGGCCAGGAGGAGAAGTGGTGCGAGAAGGCCGTCAAGAGCCTGGTAAAGAAGCTCAAGAAGACCGGTCAGCTGGACGAGCTGGAGAAGGCCATCACCACGCAGAACTGCAACACCAAGTGTGTCACCATCCCCAG CAATTGCTCTGAAATGTGGGGTCTGAGCTCGCCCAATACGATAGAACAGTGGGAAACGTCGGGCCTATACAGCTGCCCTGACACGACCAG GTCTCTGGATGGCCGTCTGCAGGTGTCCCACAGGAAGGGTCTTCCTCACGTCATCTACTGTCGCCTGTGGCGCTGGCCCGACCTGCACAGCCACCACGAGCTGCGCGCCATCGACACCTGCGAGTACGCCTTCAACCTCAAGAAGGATGAGGTCTGCGTCAACCCTTATCACTACCAGAGGGTGGAGACGCCag tACTCCCCCCTGTCCTTGTGCCAAGACACACAGAGATCCTGACTGAGCTGCCTCCTCTGGATGACTACACCCATTCCATCCCCGAAAACACCAACTTCCCCGCCGGGATCGACCCACCAAACAACTACATAcctg AGACTCCCCCTCCGGGCTACATCAGTGAGGATGGAGAGACAAGTGACCAGCAGTTGAATCAAAGTATGGACACAG GTTCCCCAGCTGAGTTGTCTCCCAGCACACTCTCACCTGTAAACCATGGCATGG acctacAGCCGGTGACCTACTCGGAGCCCGCGTTCTGGTGCTCCATAGCGTACTAC GAGCTGAACCAGCGTGTGGGCGAGACTTTCCACGCCTCACAGCCCTCGCTCA TGGACGGCTTCACCGACCCGTCCAACTCGGAGCGCTTCTGCCTGGGCCTGCTGTCCAACGTCAACCGCAACGCCACCGTGGAGATGACCCGCAGACACATAG gccgAGGTGTGAGACTGTACTACATCGGTGGAGAGGTGTTTGCGGAGTGTTTGAGCGACAGCGCTATCTTCGTTCAGAGCCCCAACTGTAACCAGCGGTATGGATGGCACCCTGCCACAGTCTGCAAAATCCCCCCAG GCTGCAACCTGAAGATCTTCAACAACCAGGAGTTTGCAGCCCTGCTGGCTCAGTCGGTGAACCAGGGCTTCGAGGCCGTCTACCAGCTCACCAGGATGTGCACCATCCGCATGAGCTTCGTCAAGGGTTGGGGCGCCGAGTACAG ACGACAGACGGTCACGAGCACCCCATGCTGGATCGAGCTGCATCTCAACGGGCCTCTGCAGTGGCTAGACAAGGTTCTGACCCAGATGGGCTCTCCTTCGGTCCGCTGTTCCAGTATGTCCTAA